Proteins from a single region of Mustela erminea isolate mMusErm1 chromosome X, mMusErm1.Pri, whole genome shotgun sequence:
- the GPR50 gene encoding melatonin-related receptor has translation MGPTRAVPTPYGCIGCKLPQPDYPPALIIFMFCAMVITIVVDLIGNSMVILAVTKNKKLRNSGNIFVVSLSVADLLVAIYPYPLMLHAMAIGGWDLSQLQCQMVGFITGLSVVGSIFNIVAIAINRYCYICHSLQYERIFSVRNTCIFLVITWIMTVLAVLPNMYIGTIEYDPRTYTCIFNYVNNPVFAVTIVCIHFVLPLLIVGFCYVRIWTKVLAARNPTGQNPDNQLAEVRNFLTMFVIFLLFAVCWCPINVLTVLVAVSPKEMAGKIPNWLYLAAYFIAYFNSCLNAVIYGLLNENFRREYWTIFHAMRHPILFLSGLISDIRETREARALARARARARDQAREQAHEQDRACASPVVEEMPMSARNVPLPGDAAAGQPERASGHPKPASGHSRSASAYRKSVSGHHKSVFSHSKLASGHSKSASGHPKSATVYPKPASVHFKADSVHFKPASVHFKADSVHFKSASSHPKPVTGHHVPASSHSEVAFSPATSHPRPTAGYIKPATTPLEPTTADNTEPATTSQLQPVIVSHSESVAADHPELTASCHPETIAAGHLECDITDLPEPVCSPASGSPESAASLPEHAAAAAANLPDPTVTTTTTNDYHKIVVIDVEVDSDEMAM, from the exons ATGGGGCCTACCCGGGCAGTTCCCACCCCATACGGCTGCATTGGCTGTAAGCTGCCACAGCCAGACTACCCACCAGCTCTAATCATCTTTATGTTCTGCGCAATGGTTATCACCATCGTCGTAGACCTGATCGGCAACTCCATGGTCATCCTGGCTGTGACAAAGAACAAGAAGCTTCGAAATTCTG GCAACATCTTCGTCGTTAGCCTCTCTGTGGCCGACTTGTTGGTAGCCATCTACCCCTACCCTCTGATGCTGCATGCCATGGCCATTGGGGGCTGGGATCTGAGCCAGTTGCAATGCCAGATGGTTGGATTCATCACAGGGCTGAGTGTGGTCGGTTCTATCTTCAACATCGTGGCCATTGCCATCAACCGTTACTGCTACATCTGTCACAGCCTCCAGTACGAGCGGATCTTCAGTGTGCGCAATACCTGCATCTTCCTGGTCATCACCTGGATCATGACCGTCCTGGCTGTCCTGCCCAACATGTATATCGGCACCATTGAGTATGATCCTCGCACCTACACCTGCATCTTCAACTATGTGAACAACCCTGTCTTTGCTGTGACCATCGTCTGCATCCACTTcgtcctccctctgctcatcgtGGGTTTCTGCTACGTGAGGATCTGGACCAAAGTGCTGGCAGCCCGGAACCCGACGGGGCAGAATCCTGACAACCAGCTTGCTGAGGTGCGCAATTTTCTAACCATGTTTGTGATCTTCCTCCTCTTTGCAGTGTGCTGGTGTCCTATCAACGTGCTCACTGTCTTGGTGGCTGTCAGTCCGAAAGAGATGGCAGGCAAGATCCCCAACTGGCTTTATCTTGCAGCCTACTTCATAGCCTACTTCAACAGCTGCCTCAATGCTGTGATCTATGGGCTTCTCAATGAGAATTTCCGAAGAGAATACTGGACCATCTTCCATGCTATGCGGCACCCTATCCTGTTCCTCTCTGGCCTCATCTCTGATATTCGTGAGACTCGGGAGGCCCGTGCCCTGGCTCGTGCCCGTGCCCGCGCCCGAGACCAAGCCCGTGAACAAGCCCATGAACAAGATCGTGCCTGTGCCAGTCCTGTTGTAGAGGAAATGCCGATGAGTGCCCGGAACGTTCCACTACCTGGTGATGCTGCAGCTGGCCAACCTGAACGTGCCTCTGGCCATCCCAAACCGGCTTCTGGGCACTCCaggtctgcctctgcctaccgcAAGTCTGTCTCTGGCCACCATAAATCTGTCTTTAGTCACTCCAAGCTGGCTTCTGGTCACTCCAAGTCTGCGTCTGGTCACCCCAAGTCTGCCACTGTCTATCCTAAGCCTGCCTCTGTCCACTTTAAGGCTGACTCTGTCCATTTCAAGCCTGCCTCTGTCCATTTCAAGGCTGACTCTGTCCATTTCAAGTCTGCCTCCAGCCACCCTAAACCTGTCACTGGCCACCATGTTCCTGCCAGCAGCCACTCTGAGGTTGCCTTCAGCCCTGCCACCAGCCACCCTAGACCCACAGCTGGCTACATCAAGCCTGCTACCACCCCCCTTGAGCCCACCACTGCTGATAATACTGAGCCTGCTACCACCAGCCAACTCCAACCAGTGATCGTCAGCCACTCTGAGTCTGTTGCTGCTGACCACCCTGAGCTTACTGCCTCCTGTCACCCTGAGACCATCGCTGCCGGCCACTTAGAGTGTGACATCACTGACCTCCCTGAGCCTGTCTGCAGCCCTGCCAGTGGTTCCCCTGAGTCTGCTGCCAGCCTACCGGAGCACGCAGCCGCCGCTGCTGCCAACCTTCCTGACCCCACTGTgaccaccactaccaccaatgATTACCATAAGATTGTGGTTATTGATGTTGAAGTTGATTCTGATGAAATGGctatgtga